The region GGTTTGGCGCAGCGCCTCGGCGGCTTCTTCGGCACCGGGGATGCCGCTCTCGGCGAGGCCGTACTCGCGCGGCAGGTCGTCGGCGAAGCGCTCGTAGGCCATGTAGCCCGAGAGCACGATCGAGCGCGGGTCGAGCTCTTCGCCGAAGCGGTCGAGCTCGGCCGCGTCCTGGGCGATGGGGAAGCGCAGCTCTGACGTTTGTACCAGGCTCGGCGCGCGCTGCTCGCGGCTCCACTCGCGGTCGAGGAACGCCGCCTCTTCGGGCTCGCCGGTGTAGATCGTCTGTAGGACGCCGTGGTAGGTCAGCTTCCAGTCGCCCGCGCCGCCGCGCTTGAGGATCTCGCCGGGCGTCGTCGGAAAACGGCTGCTGGCGCGGTTGCCGCCGCCGAGGCCGCCAAAGCCGCCGGTTCCTTGCGCGGGCAGGAGGTAGAGCTTGAACCCTTGCTCCTCCGTATCGCCTGCGATGAGGGAGCGGATCAGGTGGCGCGGCGAGCCGAGGTACGCCTTCCGCCGGTTCGCCTGCCAGCGCACCCACTCGACTTCGTCGGCGGGCTCCAACTCTTCGAAGAGCGGCTCGCCGTCGTAGAAATTGGAGTTCGACTGCGCCTCGAACGCGGTGAGCGCGTAGCGGACGCGGTAGCCGAGCGCCCGGTTCTCGATGATGAGCGGCTCGGCGGCCCGCGCCGTGAGCGTGCCCCGCTTGTCCTCGAAGTCGAGCACGTACGGGTTGAGGATCTCCGTCTCCGCCGCGTTCTCGGTCTCCCCGATGAAGCGCCGCTCGAAGCGCTTGTACCGCTCCTGCCACTTCGCGTCTTGTGTGGACTCGACCGTCACCTCGCCGAGCTCGAACTCGGCCTCCTTCAGCCGGAAATTGACGGTGCGAACCTCGCCGGGCTCGAGGAGGACGAGGTCTTCGGATTTCGTCTCGTACCCGATGACGGAGGCCACGAGGCGATACGCGCCGAGCGGCACGTTCGCCAGCCAGAACTGCCCCTCCGCGTTCGAGATCGTCCCGCGCTGTGACTGCGTGAGGAACACGTTCGCGCCGGGGATCGGCTGGCCGTCGGTGTCGGTGACGGTGCCGGTGAGGACGGCGGTGGCGGGCTGCGCAGCGGCGGGGAAGGCGGTGGTGAGGAGTAGGACGAGCCAGCAGGCGGAGCGGAGCATGGGGCGCAGGGTAGGGCGGAGGATGGGGCGCCGTGAGAACGAGCGGCCGGGGACGGATAGTGTACGCGCGGCGGGGCCCTTCGGCGTGCCGCGCTCGGCGCGATCCGTATCCAGTTCGTCGGACCGCTGCCCACGATCGTGGACGGATGAGCCGCGCCGTACTGTGTCAGAGGCCACGAACGGCGTTGGACCCGACCTTGCGTGGGCGACGTACGCGCCGCGTTACTCCGCCCCACACGACGGCGGCTCTTTGCCTGAACCCGCTCCACACGAACCCGCAATCGCTATGACCTCCGCCCGCCACCTCACGCTCTTCGCCCTCGGCCTCCTCGGGCTGCTCTTCGTCCTCGCCGGCTGCGACAGCGACAGCCTCGACGACCGCGA is a window of Rhodothermales bacterium DNA encoding:
- a CDS encoding carboxypeptidase-like regulatory domain-containing protein, giving the protein MLRSACWLVLLLTTAFPAAAQPATAVLTGTVTDTDGQPIPGANVFLTQSQRGTISNAEGQFWLANVPLGAYRLVASVIGYETKSEDLVLLEPGEVRTVNFRLKEAEFELGEVTVESTQDAKWQERYKRFERRFIGETENAAETEILNPYVLDFEDKRGTLTARAAEPLIIENRALGYRVRYALTAFEAQSNSNFYDGEPLFEELEPADEVEWVRWQANRRKAYLGSPRHLIRSLIAGDTEEQGFKLYLLPAQGTGGFGGLGGGNRASSRFPTTPGEILKRGGAGDWKLTYHGVLQTIYTGEPEEAAFLDREWSREQRAPSLVQTSELRFPIAQDAAELDRFGEELDPRSIVLSGYMAYERFADDLPREYGLAESGIPGAEEAAEALRQTVE